TGGTGGACCGAGGGGTGGCCGGCGACTATCACTCGGTGTTCAAAGGCCGGGGCATGGAGTTCGCCGAGGTCCGCCCCTACCAGCCCGGAGACGATCACCGCACCCTCGACTGGAACGTCACCGCCCGCCTCGGCGAGCCCTATGTCAAACGCTTCGTCGAGGAGCGAGACCTGACGCTGATGCTGGCGGTGGACGTCTCCGGCAGCATGGGTTTCGGCTCTCGGGCCTGGGTCAAGCGCGAGCTGGCGGCGGAGCTGGTGGCGCTGCTGAGCTTCGCCGCCCTGCGCAACCAGGACCGGGTGGGGGCCGCGCTGCTAGGGGACGGGCTGGAGCACTTCCTGCCGCCACGGCGCCGTCGTAGCCACGTGCTGCGGGTGGTTTCGGAGGTGCTGGCGCGACCCAGCGGTGGCCCCACGAACCTCCAGGAGGGGCTGGACTCGCTGCTCAACGCCCTCGACCGGAGGGTGGTGCTCTTCATCCTGTCGGACTTTCTCGAAGCTTCCTGCGAGCGCGCCCTCAAAGCCGCCCGGCGCCACGATGTGGTGCTCCTGGAGCTCCTCGATCCCCATGACCTGGAGCCACCCCGCACCCCGCCGGTGGTCTTGGAGGATGCCGAGACCGGCCGCCGGGGTCTCTTCGGCCGCGGCCCCTGGGCCACCGGCTGGCTACCCCGTCCCCTGCGCCCCGGGAATTCCCCGGCGGAGCAGCTGGCTGCCCGCCGGCGGCGTCACCGGCTGGAGCTGCAGAAGCGCGCCCGCAGCCTCGGCCTCGACCACGTCACCCTGTGGACCCACCGCCCCTACCTGCCGCCCCTGCTGGCCTTCTTCGAGGCCCGCCGGCGGCGTCTGAGCCGTTGATGCGCCATCTCTCTGCCCCAAGACCCGAAGGTGGAGAGGGTGGGCTGGCGCCCATCCCACAGAGCTCCTGGCCGACGACCTCCCGTAGGGTGGGCGCCAGCCCACCATGGGACCAACTTTCGCAGCGTCCGAGCCGCGGGTCTGCACACCAACCCGCGCCCGTGAGATGGGCCCTTGCCGGCTCCGTCGCTCTGCTGACCGGGCTGCTGGTGGGGATTCTCGCCGGGACTCTCGACCGTGCCACGGCCCAGGGCGCGGCGGACGCTCCTCAAGCAGCGGTGATCGTCGAGCTACCGGAGGAGCCGGGGATTCTGTCGGTGGGGCTGCCCTTCGAGGTGCTGGTGGAAATCACGGGATCGGCGGAGGCTGGCCCCCGCTTCCCCCGCTGGCGCCAGCGCTGGGGCGACGCGGAAATCGTCTCGGTGGCGGCAGTAGAAGAACAGGAAATCCCAGGCGAGGAGGCCGACGGCGAATCCACGCGCCAGCTTGCGACCCTCTACCGCCAGCGCCTCACCCTGCGGGTCTTCC
This genomic stretch from Acidobacteriota bacterium harbors:
- a CDS encoding DUF58 domain-containing protein, whose product is MPKDLVRKVRRIELSTRRLVDRGVAGDYHSVFKGRGMEFAEVRPYQPGDDHRTLDWNVTARLGEPYVKRFVEERDLTLMLAVDVSGSMGFGSRAWVKRELAAELVALLSFAALRNQDRVGAALLGDGLEHFLPPRRRRSHVLRVVSEVLARPSGGPTNLQEGLDSLLNALDRRVVLFILSDFLEASCERALKAARRHDVVLLELLDPHDLEPPRTPPVVLEDAETGRRGLFGRGPWATGWLPRPLRPGNSPAEQLAARRRRHRLELQKRARSLGLDHVTLWTHRPYLPPLLAFFEARRRRLSR